From Rhodopseudomonas palustris, a single genomic window includes:
- a CDS encoding DUF2125 domain-containing protein has protein sequence MADSPISPRRPLWPVLLLPGVVVLAALAWSAFWLFSASQVDRIVDEWRAREAKAGRSYDCGQRSVAGFPFRLEVRCENASVALTSQTAQQAATQTPVTAKLGEILVVSSLYQPSLLIAEFKGPASFADRGQPVSMELNWKTARSSVAGLPAAPERVALVFDEPVLDGLSGATRVPLARARHAELHGRQREAAGAEPRQLEVDLKLDGTSVHDLHPLLADPFDAHLRLLLSGLKDFRPKPWPQRFREIQAAGGRIRFEQARIQQGDMVAVATGSLGLTPQGYVDGELQMVATGLDQVIPKLGIDKMLEQGVSQSTLDRLAPGVRAKDVNNVLGALDRAIPGLGQVVRKNANVAAVAGIDALGQETTLEGRPARAFPLRFVEGAVMLGPLKVGQTKPLF, from the coding sequence ATGGCAGATTCCCCAATTTCCCCCCGCCGCCCGCTATGGCCGGTGCTGTTGCTCCCCGGCGTGGTGGTGCTGGCGGCGCTCGCCTGGAGCGCATTCTGGCTGTTCTCGGCAAGCCAGGTCGACCGCATCGTCGATGAATGGCGGGCCCGCGAAGCCAAGGCCGGCCGCAGCTATGATTGCGGCCAGCGCTCGGTGGCGGGCTTTCCGTTCCGCCTCGAGGTTCGCTGCGAGAATGCCAGCGTCGCGCTGACCTCGCAGACCGCGCAGCAGGCCGCGACCCAGACCCCGGTGACCGCCAAGCTCGGCGAGATCCTGGTGGTGTCGTCGCTGTATCAGCCGAGCCTGCTGATTGCCGAGTTCAAAGGCCCGGCGAGCTTCGCCGATCGCGGCCAGCCGGTGTCGATGGAGCTGAACTGGAAGACCGCGCGCAGCAGCGTCGCCGGGCTGCCGGCCGCGCCGGAGCGCGTCGCGTTGGTGTTCGACGAGCCGGTGCTCGACGGATTGAGCGGCGCGACCCGTGTGCCGCTCGCCCGTGCCCGTCATGCCGAGCTGCACGGCCGGCAGCGCGAGGCCGCCGGCGCCGAGCCGCGCCAGCTCGAAGTCGATCTCAAGCTCGACGGCACTTCGGTGCATGATCTGCACCCGCTGCTCGCCGATCCGTTCGACGCGCATCTGCGCCTCTTGCTCAGCGGCCTGAAGGATTTCCGCCCCAAGCCGTGGCCGCAGCGCTTCCGCGAGATCCAGGCCGCCGGCGGCCGCATCCGGTTCGAGCAGGCGCGGATCCAGCAGGGCGACATGGTGGCGGTCGCGACCGGCTCGCTTGGGCTGACGCCGCAGGGCTATGTCGACGGTGAATTGCAGATGGTGGCCACCGGGCTCGACCAGGTGATCCCCAAGCTCGGCATCGACAAGATGCTGGAGCAGGGCGTGTCGCAATCGACGCTCGACCGGCTGGCGCCCGGCGTCCGCGCCAAGGATGTCAACAATGTGCTCGGCGCGCTCGACCGCGCCATTCCGGGCCTCGGCCAGGTGGTGCGCAAGAACGCCAATGTCGCGGCCGTCGCCGGCATCGACGCGCTCGGCCAAGAGACCACGCTGGAAGGCCGTCCCGCCCGCGCCTTCCCGCTGCGCTTCGTCGAAGGCGCCGTGATGCTCGGCCCGCTGAAGGTGGGGCAGACCAAGCCGCTGTTCTGA
- a CDS encoding acyl-CoA thioesterase, giving the protein MDAKVEHTPHPFDAATRVDFDGGRWQGATSDDYHAFVGQFGGATAATLLRALMQQPERAGDPLAFTVNFCAPISAGSFELTPRLIKATRSTQHWGIELSQGDAGVEVFATAVFAQRRETWTHRPAEMPKTAAYDEAPVYVRGGVAASWIRQFEFRFVENEPNFGGGPLPEPASPHTKAWIGHAVPRTLDLLSLSAIADAFFARIFHVRGELLPIGTVSMTTYFHVDAADLAAESITAVLGVADANVFHKSFSDQTGELWSPSGRLLATTHQITYFKA; this is encoded by the coding sequence ATGGACGCCAAGGTCGAGCACACGCCGCATCCGTTCGACGCCGCGACGCGCGTGGATTTCGATGGCGGGCGCTGGCAGGGCGCGACCAGCGACGATTACCATGCCTTCGTCGGCCAGTTCGGCGGCGCCACCGCGGCGACGCTGCTGCGCGCCCTGATGCAGCAGCCGGAGCGCGCCGGCGATCCGCTGGCTTTCACAGTCAATTTCTGCGCGCCGATCAGCGCCGGCAGCTTCGAGCTGACGCCGCGGCTGATCAAGGCGACGCGCTCGACCCAGCATTGGGGCATCGAACTCAGCCAAGGCGACGCCGGCGTCGAAGTATTCGCCACCGCGGTGTTTGCGCAGCGTCGCGAGACCTGGACGCACCGCCCGGCCGAGATGCCGAAGACTGCGGCCTATGACGAAGCCCCGGTCTATGTACGCGGCGGCGTGGCGGCGTCATGGATCCGTCAGTTCGAGTTTCGCTTCGTCGAGAACGAGCCGAACTTCGGCGGCGGCCCGCTGCCGGAACCGGCAAGCCCGCACACCAAGGCGTGGATCGGCCACGCCGTGCCGCGCACGCTCGATTTGTTGTCGCTGTCGGCGATCGCGGATGCGTTCTTCGCGCGGATCTTCCACGTCCGCGGCGAATTATTGCCGATCGGCACGGTGTCGATGACGACGTATTTCCACGTCGACGCCGCCGATCTCGCCGCCGAGTCGATCACCGCGGTGCTCGGCGTCGCCGACGCCAACGTGTTTCACAAAAGCTTCTCCGACCAGACCGGCGAATTGTGGTCGCCGAGCGGTCGGCTGCTGGCGACCACGCATCAGATCACCTATTTCAAGGCCTGA
- a CDS encoding gamma-glutamylcyclotransferase, whose product MSAKTLTDSDLTQGDLWVFGYGSLMWNPGFDFVERVPARLIGEHRALCVYSFVHRGTPEQPGLVLGLDRGGACRGIAFRVADAHRMATVAYLREREQVTSVYREVKRSVWLEDDARRRISALTYVVDRGHAQYAGRLSYAERLRHVRQGHGRSGPNRDYVIATVKALETQGCRDVPLHQLAEALRDEAPAPR is encoded by the coding sequence ATGTCCGCCAAAACGCTCACCGACTCCGACCTGACCCAGGGCGACCTCTGGGTGTTCGGCTATGGCTCGCTGATGTGGAATCCCGGCTTCGACTTCGTCGAGCGGGTGCCGGCGCGGCTGATCGGCGAGCACCGGGCGCTGTGCGTGTATTCGTTCGTCCACCGCGGCACGCCGGAACAGCCCGGCCTGGTGCTCGGGCTCGATCGCGGCGGCGCCTGCCGCGGCATCGCGTTCCGCGTCGCCGATGCGCACCGGATGGCGACGGTGGCTTACTTGCGTGAACGCGAGCAGGTCACCAGCGTGTATCGCGAGGTCAAGCGCTCGGTGTGGCTGGAGGACGACGCCCGGCGCCGGATCAGCGCGCTCACTTACGTGGTCGACCGCGGCCACGCGCAATATGCCGGCCGGCTGTCTTACGCCGAACGGCTGCGCCACGTGCGCCAGGGCCACGGCCGCTCCGGCCCGAACCGCGATTACGTGATCGCCACCGTAAAGGCGCTGGAAACCCAGGGCTGCCGCGACGTGCCGCTGCACCAACTCGCCGAAGCGCTGCGCGATGAGGCGCCGGCGCCGCGTTGA
- a CDS encoding glycogen/starch/alpha-glucan phosphorylase, with amino-acid sequence MVAVRSAWNGHLPVQSLPEKNSSQPAHLDELALAEIKSAILAKLTLAIGKEAAHATKHDWYKASALALRDRIVHRWLVSEKESYDAGRKRVYYLSLEFLIGRLFTDSLNNMGLLAQFAAALGDLGVGLNDLRKCEPDAALGNGGLGRLAACFMESMATLEIPAYGYGIRYDYGLFRQIINHGWQQEFPDEWLSFGNPWELQRPEVVYQVKFGGHVDQVTDGKGYTRAVWTPGETVQAIAYDTPIVGWRGQHVNALRLWSARAPDPLLIDVFNTGDYLGATAHEARAEAICKFLYPNDESPAGRELRLRQEYFFVSASLQDLIKRHLDSDGQIRNLAKKAAIQLNDTHPSLAVAELMRLLVDVHGLRWDDAWQITVATLSYTNHTLLPEALETWPLDLFQRTLPRHLEIIYRINEAHLGLAEARSPGDIEFRASVSLIDEKAGRRVRMGHLAFIGSHRINGVSAMHSDLMKETVFHDLNFLYPGRITNKTNGITFRRWLTLANPGLTDLIRSVAGDEVLDDPTRLERLEAFAGDSAFQQQFRAVKHRNKVALARLIGERNNIRIDPSALIDVQIKRIHEYKRQLLNVLETIALYQAIKDEPNRDWVPRVKIFAGKAAASYRYAKLIIKLINDVAEVVNNDASIGGKLKVVFLADYNVSLAEVIIPAADLSEQISTAGMEASGTGNMKLALNGALTIGTLDGANIEIRDLVGPENIAIFGMEALEVVARRAQGLDATDVINRSPALANAIRAIDSGAFSPDDRARFASVAHALRHLDHYMVSADFDSYYEAQRGIDARWRAGPAWTRAGILNVARMAWFSSDRTIREYAEEIWNVPTKPATQPSPARQAG; translated from the coding sequence ATGGTTGCGGTCCGATCCGCTTGGAATGGTCACTTGCCCGTGCAGTCGTTGCCAGAAAAAAATTCCTCCCAGCCGGCACATCTGGATGAGCTGGCGCTCGCCGAGATCAAGAGCGCGATCCTCGCCAAGCTGACGCTGGCGATCGGCAAGGAGGCGGCGCACGCCACCAAGCACGACTGGTACAAGGCGTCGGCGCTGGCGCTGCGCGACCGGATCGTGCACCGCTGGCTGGTGTCCGAGAAGGAGAGCTACGACGCCGGCCGCAAGCGGGTGTATTACCTGTCGCTCGAATTCCTGATCGGCCGGCTGTTCACCGACTCGCTGAACAATATGGGCCTGCTGGCGCAGTTCGCCGCCGCGCTCGGCGATCTCGGCGTCGGCCTCAACGACTTGCGCAAATGCGAGCCCGACGCCGCGCTCGGCAATGGCGGCCTCGGCCGGCTCGCCGCCTGCTTCATGGAAAGCATGGCGACGCTGGAGATCCCGGCCTACGGCTACGGCATCCGCTACGATTACGGTCTGTTCCGCCAGATCATCAATCACGGCTGGCAGCAGGAATTCCCCGACGAGTGGCTGAGCTTCGGCAACCCGTGGGAATTGCAGCGGCCGGAAGTCGTCTATCAGGTCAAGTTCGGCGGCCATGTCGACCAAGTCACCGATGGCAAAGGCTACACCCGCGCGGTGTGGACGCCGGGCGAGACCGTGCAGGCGATCGCCTACGACACCCCGATCGTCGGCTGGCGCGGCCAGCACGTCAACGCGCTGCGGCTGTGGTCGGCGCGCGCCCCGGACCCGCTGCTGATCGACGTGTTCAACACCGGCGACTATCTCGGCGCCACCGCGCACGAGGCGCGCGCCGAGGCGATCTGCAAATTCCTGTATCCGAACGACGAGAGCCCTGCGGGCCGCGAGCTGCGGCTGCGCCAGGAATATTTCTTCGTCTCCGCCTCGCTGCAGGACCTGATCAAGCGGCACCTGGATTCCGACGGCCAGATCCGCAACCTCGCCAAGAAGGCGGCGATCCAGCTCAACGACACCCACCCCAGCCTCGCGGTGGCCGAACTGATGCGGCTCCTGGTCGACGTCCACGGCCTGCGCTGGGACGACGCCTGGCAGATCACCGTGGCGACGCTGAGCTATACCAACCACACGCTGCTGCCCGAGGCGCTGGAGACCTGGCCGCTCGACCTGTTCCAGCGCACCCTGCCGCGCCACCTCGAAATCATCTACCGGATCAACGAGGCGCATCTCGGCCTCGCCGAGGCGCGCAGCCCCGGCGATATCGAATTCCGCGCCTCGGTGTCGCTGATCGACGAGAAGGCCGGCCGCCGGGTGCGGATGGGTCACCTCGCCTTCATCGGCTCGCACCGCATCAACGGCGTCTCGGCGATGCATTCCGACCTGATGAAGGAGACCGTGTTCCACGATCTCAACTTCCTCTACCCCGGCCGCATCACCAACAAGACCAACGGCATCACCTTCCGGCGCTGGCTGACGCTGGCCAATCCGGGCCTGACCGATCTGATCCGCTCGGTCGCGGGCGACGAGGTGCTGGACGATCCGACCCGGCTGGAGCGGCTCGAAGCCTTCGCCGGCGACAGCGCGTTCCAGCAGCAGTTCCGCGCCGTCAAGCATCGCAACAAGGTGGCGCTGGCGCGGCTGATCGGCGAGCGCAACAACATCCGGATCGACCCCAGCGCGCTGATCGACGTCCAGATCAAGCGCATCCACGAATACAAGCGGCAACTGCTCAACGTGCTCGAGACCATCGCGCTGTACCAGGCGATCAAGGACGAGCCGAACCGCGACTGGGTGCCGCGGGTCAAGATCTTCGCCGGCAAGGCGGCAGCGAGCTATCGCTACGCCAAGCTGATCATCAAGCTGATCAACGACGTCGCCGAGGTGGTGAACAACGACGCCTCGATCGGCGGCAAGCTGAAAGTGGTGTTCCTCGCCGACTACAATGTCAGCCTCGCCGAGGTGATCATTCCGGCCGCCGACCTGTCGGAACAGATTTCGACCGCCGGCATGGAAGCCTCCGGCACCGGCAACATGAAGCTGGCGCTGAACGGCGCGCTGACGATCGGCACGCTCGACGGCGCCAATATCGAGATCCGCGATCTGGTCGGCCCGGAGAACATCGCGATCTTCGGCATGGAAGCGCTGGAAGTGGTGGCGCGCCGTGCCCAGGGGCTCGATGCCACCGACGTCATCAACCGCTCGCCGGCGCTCGCCAACGCGATCCGCGCGATCGACTCCGGCGCGTTCTCGCCCGACGACCGGGCGCGGTTCGCGTCTGTCGCGCATGCGCTGCGGCATCTCGACCACTACATGGTCAGCGCCGACTTCGACAGCTACTACGAAGCCCAGCGCGGCATCGACGCGCGCTGGCGCGCTGGCCCGGCCTGGACCCGCGCCGGCATCCTCAACGTCGCCCGGATGGCGTGGTTCTCGTCCGACCGCACCATCCGCGAATACGCCGAAGAGATCTGGAACGTGCCGACCAAGCCCGCGACGCAGCCGTCGCCGGCGCGGCAGGCGGGATAG
- a CDS encoding ABC-F family ATP-binding cassette domain-containing protein encodes MIRLDNISKQNGHQILYIEASATLLRGEKIGLVGPNGSGKTTLFRMITGQEQPDEGQVSVDRGLTIGYFSQDVGEMSGRSAVAETMEGAGPVSEVAAELKELEHALADPDRADEMEQILERYGEVQHRFEELDGYALEGRAREVLAGLSFSQEMMDGDVGNLSGGWKMRVALARILLMRPDVMLLDEPSNHLDIESLIWLEQFLKGFEGALLMTSHDRAFMNRIVNKIVEIDAGTLTSYTGDYEFYEGQRALADKQQQAQFERQQAMLAKEVAFIERFKARASHAAQVQSRVKKLEKIEKVEPPRRRQIIAFDFLPAPRSGEDVASLSHVRKAYGNHVIYEDLDFAIRRRERWCVMGINGAGKSTLLKLVAGATAPDDGSVTIGGSVKMGYFAQHAMDLIDGELTVFQSLEEWFPQAGQGSLRALAGCFGFSGDDVEKRCRVLSGGEKARLVMAKMLYDPPNFLVLDEPTNHLDIATKEMLIKALADFEGTMLFVSHDRHFLAALSNRVLELTPEGVHKYGGGYTEYVARTGHEAPGLH; translated from the coding sequence ATGATCCGTCTCGACAACATCTCCAAGCAGAACGGCCACCAGATCCTCTACATCGAAGCCTCCGCGACGCTGCTGCGGGGCGAGAAGATCGGGCTGGTCGGGCCGAACGGCTCCGGCAAGACCACGCTGTTCCGGATGATCACCGGCCAGGAACAGCCGGACGAGGGCCAAGTGTCGGTCGATCGCGGCCTGACCATCGGCTATTTCAGCCAGGACGTCGGCGAGATGAGCGGCCGCAGCGCGGTCGCCGAGACCATGGAGGGCGCCGGCCCGGTCAGCGAGGTCGCGGCCGAGCTGAAGGAACTGGAGCACGCGCTGGCCGACCCGGACCGCGCCGACGAGATGGAGCAGATCCTCGAGCGTTACGGTGAGGTCCAGCACCGCTTCGAGGAGCTCGACGGCTACGCGCTCGAAGGCCGCGCCCGCGAGGTGCTGGCAGGTCTCTCGTTCTCGCAGGAGATGATGGACGGCGACGTCGGCAATCTGTCGGGCGGCTGGAAGATGCGCGTGGCGCTCGCCCGCATTCTGTTGATGCGGCCGGACGTGATGCTGCTCGACGAACCGTCGAACCACCTCGACATCGAAAGCCTGATCTGGCTCGAGCAGTTCCTCAAGGGCTTCGAGGGCGCGCTCTTGATGACCTCGCACGACCGCGCCTTCATGAACCGCATCGTCAACAAGATCGTCGAGATCGATGCCGGCACGCTGACCAGCTACACCGGCGACTACGAGTTCTACGAGGGGCAGCGCGCGCTGGCCGACAAGCAGCAGCAGGCGCAATTCGAACGGCAGCAGGCGATGCTGGCCAAGGAAGTGGCGTTCATCGAGCGCTTCAAGGCGCGCGCCTCGCACGCCGCCCAGGTGCAGAGCCGGGTCAAGAAGCTGGAGAAGATCGAGAAGGTGGAGCCGCCGCGCCGCCGCCAGATCATCGCGTTCGACTTCCTGCCGGCGCCGCGCTCCGGCGAAGACGTCGCCAGCCTCAGCCATGTCCGCAAGGCCTACGGCAATCACGTGATCTACGAGGATCTCGACTTCGCGATCCGCCGCCGCGAGCGCTGGTGCGTGATGGGGATCAACGGCGCCGGCAAGTCGACGCTGCTCAAGCTGGTCGCCGGCGCCACCGCGCCCGACGACGGCAGCGTCACCATCGGCGGCAGCGTCAAGATGGGTTACTTCGCCCAGCACGCGATGGATCTGATCGACGGCGAACTCACCGTGTTCCAGTCGCTGGAAGAGTGGTTCCCGCAGGCCGGCCAGGGTAGCTTGCGCGCGCTCGCCGGCTGCTTCGGCTTCTCCGGCGACGACGTCGAGAAAAGGTGCCGGGTGCTGTCCGGCGGCGAGAAGGCCCGGCTGGTGATGGCCAAGATGCTGTACGACCCGCCGAACTTCCTGGTGCTCGACGAGCCGACCAACCACCTCGACATCGCCACCAAGGAAATGCTGATCAAGGCGCTCGCCGACTTCGAAGGCACCATGCTGTTCGTGTCGCACGACCGCCACTTCCTGGCCGCGCTGTCGAACCGCGTGCTGGAGCTGACCCCCGAAGGCGTCCACAAATACGGCGGCGGCTACACCGAATACGTTGCCCGCACCGGGCACGAGGCGCCGGGGCTGCATTAA
- the pyrE gene encoding orotate phosphoribosyltransferase: MSKSASRARLADIIRTRSFGRGEITLASGRKSDFYFNLKPTMLDPEGAALLAELTYEALRDEKVDYVGGLEMGAVPLAGAIAQLSWLKNHPIAAFFVRKKPKEHGARLSVEGLAKGESLAGKRCVIVEDVTTTGGSAIKAVEAVKESGAEIVLVLTMVDREEGATEAFAEAGLPFRSLYKASEFLNT, translated from the coding sequence GTGTCCAAATCCGCGTCCCGCGCCCGCCTTGCCGACATCATCCGCACCCGTTCGTTCGGCCGGGGCGAGATCACGCTCGCGTCGGGGCGCAAGAGCGACTTCTACTTCAACCTGAAGCCGACGATGCTCGATCCCGAAGGCGCGGCGCTGCTGGCCGAATTGACCTACGAGGCGCTGCGCGACGAGAAGGTCGACTATGTCGGCGGGCTGGAGATGGGCGCGGTGCCGCTGGCCGGCGCGATCGCGCAGCTATCATGGCTGAAGAACCATCCGATCGCGGCGTTCTTCGTGCGCAAGAAGCCGAAAGAGCATGGCGCGCGGCTGTCGGTCGAAGGTCTGGCCAAGGGCGAGAGCCTGGCCGGCAAGCGCTGCGTCATCGTCGAGGACGTCACCACCACCGGCGGCTCGGCCATCAAGGCGGTCGAGGCGGTGAAGGAATCCGGCGCCGAGATCGTGCTGGTGCTGACCATGGTGGACCGCGAGGAAGGCGCCACCGAAGCTTTCGCCGAGGCCGGGCTGCCGTTCCGGTCGCTGTACAAGGCCAGCGAGTTCCTCAACACCTGA
- a CDS encoding DUF2865 domain-containing protein, producing the protein MRQVLTSSRLRRRVLALGAVLALPLLAAPEIASAQNLLEFLFGGAGPQRPQHGAPAQANFFADPFGLNQQNQQPQPQRQASAGGGPAFCVRSCDGKYFPLQLRAGASPAQMCQAFCPAGNAKVYYGSQIDGARSASGERYADSPNAFAYRKALKADCTCNGRDPAGLAQIDLSQDTSLRAGDIVATADGLAAYTGVRLGVEQTPDFTPVADYPGLTPTLRARLGEMKVAPVNEQIAEQAPPALGRDVSLPVETPKPIPHGRRAGIE; encoded by the coding sequence TTGCGTCAAGTGCTTACCAGTTCACGCCTGCGGCGCCGCGTTCTCGCTCTCGGCGCGGTGCTGGCGCTGCCGCTGCTCGCCGCTCCTGAGATCGCCTCGGCACAGAACCTGCTGGAGTTCCTGTTCGGCGGCGCCGGCCCACAACGGCCGCAGCACGGCGCCCCGGCCCAGGCCAACTTTTTCGCCGACCCGTTCGGCCTCAATCAGCAAAACCAGCAGCCGCAACCGCAGCGCCAGGCTTCCGCCGGCGGCGGCCCGGCGTTCTGCGTGCGCAGCTGCGACGGCAAGTACTTCCCGCTGCAGCTCCGCGCCGGCGCCAGCCCGGCGCAGATGTGCCAGGCGTTCTGCCCGGCCGGCAACGCCAAGGTGTACTACGGCAGCCAGATCGACGGCGCCCGCTCGGCGAGCGGCGAGCGCTATGCCGACTCGCCGAATGCGTTCGCCTATCGCAAGGCGCTGAAGGCGGACTGCACCTGCAACGGCCGCGATCCGGCCGGCCTCGCGCAGATCGACCTGTCGCAGGACACCTCGCTGCGTGCCGGCGACATCGTCGCCACCGCCGATGGCCTCGCCGCCTATACGGGCGTGCGTCTCGGCGTCGAGCAGACGCCGGACTTCACCCCGGTCGCCGACTATCCGGGCCTGACTCCCACCCTGCGCGCCCGCCTCGGCGAGATGAAGGTCGCGCCGGTCAACGAACAGATCGCCGAACAGGCGCCCCCGGCGCTCGGCCGCGACGTCTCACTGCCGGTCGAGACCCCAAAGCCCATCCCCCACGGCCGCCGCGCCGGGATCGAGTGA
- the rocF gene encoding arginase: protein MSQTEAAHSESARRVALLGVPIEIGAGLRGTLMGPAALRTAGIGRVLDQLGFAVEDHGDMTRPAFDGGNDPVPANANYYSEVKSWVGAISARAYELARSGAVPLFMGGDHSLSMGSVNGVARYWQEQSKPLFVLWFDAHADYNTPATTLTANMHGMSAAFLCGEPGLDHLLGEEPRVSVPPSRLDLFGIRSIDPLEKELVRARTIPIVDMRGIDEFGVGVLIRRVIDRVSKAGGVLHLSFDVDVLDPAVAPGVGTTVPGGATYREAHLVMELLHDSGLVRSVDIVELNPFLDERGRTARVAVELIGSLFGMQITDRVTPTNAVLPEG from the coding sequence ATGTCGCAGACCGAAGCCGCTCACAGCGAGTCCGCACGGCGCGTCGCGCTGCTCGGCGTGCCGATCGAGATCGGCGCCGGCCTGCGCGGCACGCTGATGGGACCCGCCGCGCTGCGCACCGCGGGTATCGGCCGCGTGCTCGATCAGCTCGGCTTTGCGGTCGAGGATCACGGCGACATGACGCGGCCTGCATTCGATGGCGGCAACGATCCGGTGCCGGCCAACGCCAATTACTACAGCGAGGTGAAGAGCTGGGTCGGCGCGATTTCGGCGCGCGCCTATGAGCTGGCGAGATCAGGCGCGGTGCCGCTGTTCATGGGCGGCGATCATAGCCTGTCGATGGGCTCGGTCAACGGCGTGGCGCGCTACTGGCAAGAGCAAAGCAAGCCGCTGTTCGTGCTGTGGTTCGACGCTCATGCCGACTACAACACCCCGGCGACGACGCTGACCGCCAACATGCACGGCATGTCGGCGGCGTTCCTGTGCGGCGAGCCGGGGCTCGACCATCTGCTCGGCGAAGAGCCGCGGGTCTCTGTTCCGCCGAGCCGGCTCGACCTGTTCGGCATCCGCTCGATCGATCCGCTCGAGAAAGAGCTGGTGCGCGCGCGCACGATTCCAATCGTCGACATGCGGGGAATCGACGAATTCGGCGTCGGGGTGCTGATCCGCCGCGTCATCGACCGCGTCAGCAAAGCCGGCGGCGTGCTGCATCTGTCGTTCGACGTCGACGTGCTCGATCCCGCGGTCGCGCCCGGCGTCGGCACCACCGTGCCGGGCGGCGCCACCTATCGCGAAGCGCATCTGGTGATGGAGCTGCTGCACGACTCCGGCCTCGTCCGCTCGGTCGACATCGTCGAACTCAACCCGTTCCTCGATGAACGCGGTCGCACCGCCCGCGTCGCGGTCGAACTCATCGGCAGCCTGTTCGGCATGCAGATCACCGACCGGGTGACCCCGACCAACGCGGTGCTGCCGGAGGGATGA